A single Actinomadura algeriensis DNA region contains:
- a CDS encoding cell division protein FtsQ/DivIB, translating into MTESRTGRQEAEEPEEPEEPEDGARSVPVGGRWKAVFVALLVIGVLGAVTWVLLGSRLLVVRHVEVTGTELAPRDRITSAAGVDLGVPMARLDTGEIRARVERLREVESAEVERHWPGTVRIVVDERVPVAVFEHGGRHHQIDGHGVVVADGATRPSGLPTLSVGAPGPSDAATLAALRVLTVLPDSLRGLVTEVEAPAPAAVTLYLKDGRTVVWGAAEQADEKIRLLEALQRTEAGRAVRTVDVSSPEVLVTS; encoded by the coding sequence ATGACCGAGTCGCGGACGGGCCGGCAGGAGGCGGAAGAGCCGGAGGAGCCGGAGGAACCGGAGGACGGCGCGCGATCCGTCCCGGTCGGCGGCCGCTGGAAGGCGGTGTTCGTCGCGCTGCTGGTCATCGGCGTGCTCGGCGCCGTGACCTGGGTGCTGCTCGGCTCGCGCCTGCTGGTGGTGCGGCACGTGGAGGTCACCGGGACCGAACTGGCGCCGCGCGACCGCATCACGTCGGCCGCCGGCGTCGACCTCGGTGTGCCGATGGCGCGGCTGGACACCGGCGAGATCCGCGCCCGCGTCGAGCGGCTGCGGGAGGTCGAGTCGGCCGAGGTCGAACGGCACTGGCCGGGCACGGTGCGGATCGTCGTGGACGAGCGCGTCCCCGTCGCGGTGTTCGAGCACGGCGGCCGGCACCACCAGATCGACGGGCACGGCGTGGTCGTGGCCGACGGCGCGACCCGTCCGTCCGGGCTGCCGACGCTGAGCGTCGGCGCCCCCGGGCCGTCCGACGCGGCGACGCTCGCGGCCCTGCGGGTCCTGACCGTCCTGCCGGATTCCCTGCGCGGGCTGGTCACGGAGGTCGAGGCGCCCGCGCCCGCGGCCGTCACCCTGTACCTGAAGGACGGCCGCACGGTCGTGTGGGGCGCGGCGGAACAGGCGGACGAGAAGATCAGGCTGCTGGAGGCCCTGCAGCGGACCGAGGCGGGACGCGCCGTGCGGACGGTGGACGTCAGCTCCCCGGAAGTCCTGGTGACGAGCTGA
- a CDS encoding DivIVA domain-containing protein, translated as MPLTPADVRNKQFSTTRLRPGYDEEEVDAFLDEVEAELDRLIQENEELRAKLAECLRGKVPAMAAPIVEPKPDVQKIPEPPRPEPQPVAPPQPVQQQPEPEPVLGLGMAGAQSGGEDNMDTAARVLALAQQTADQAIADARREADETLGRARREAEEILGKARRQADQIVSEARSRAEALDRDAQERHRQVMGSLVQQREELEREVDNLRAFEREYRSRLKVYLEGQLRDLEAGSTETGAFAAVPGAPQPQNSGPQTGPQNAVPQGENRNGAAPTGFPQPAEHGPQQVQHSATGAFHSGGDNPPHERR; from the coding sequence ATGCCGCTGACACCCGCCGACGTGCGGAACAAGCAGTTCAGTACCACCAGGCTGAGGCCGGGGTACGACGAGGAGGAGGTGGACGCTTTCCTCGACGAGGTCGAGGCGGAGCTCGACCGCCTCATCCAAGAGAACGAGGAACTGCGGGCCAAGCTGGCCGAGTGCCTTCGCGGCAAGGTTCCCGCCATGGCCGCCCCCATCGTGGAGCCGAAGCCGGACGTCCAGAAGATCCCCGAGCCTCCCCGCCCCGAGCCGCAGCCGGTGGCGCCGCCGCAGCCGGTGCAGCAGCAGCCCGAGCCGGAGCCGGTCCTCGGTCTCGGCATGGCCGGCGCCCAGTCCGGTGGCGAGGACAACATGGACACCGCCGCCCGCGTGCTCGCGCTCGCCCAGCAGACCGCCGACCAGGCGATCGCGGACGCCCGCCGCGAGGCCGACGAGACGCTCGGCCGCGCCCGCCGCGAGGCCGAGGAGATCCTCGGCAAGGCCCGCCGGCAGGCCGACCAGATCGTCAGCGAGGCCCGTTCCCGCGCCGAGGCCCTCGACCGCGACGCCCAGGAGCGGCACCGTCAGGTCATGGGCTCCCTCGTGCAGCAGCGCGAGGAACTCGAGCGTGAAGTCGACAACCTGCGCGCGTTCGAGCGCGAGTACCGCAGCCGCCTGAAGGTGTACCTGGAGGGCCAGCTCCGCGACCTCGAGGCCGGCAGCACCGAGACCGGCGCGTTCGCGGCGGTCCCCGGCGCCCCGCAGCCGCAGAACAGCGGTCCGCAGACCGGCCCGCAGAACGCCGTCCCGCAGGGTGAGAACCGCAACGGCGCGGCCCCCACGGGCTTCCCGCAGCCGGCCGAGCACGGCCCGCAGCAGGTCCAGCACTCGGCGACCGGCGCGTTCCACTCCGGTGGCGACAACCCGCCGCACGAGAGGCGCTGA
- the ftsZ gene encoding cell division protein FtsZ: MAAPQNYLAVIKVVGIGGGGVNAVNRMIEEGLKGVEFIAINTDAQALLMSDADVKLDVGRELTRGLGAGANPDVGRKAAEDHREEIEEVLKGADMVFVTAGEGGGTGTGGAPVVANIARSLGALTIGVVTRPFSFEGKRRAMQAEAGIETLRDEVDTLIVIPNDRLLSISDRQVSVLDAFKAADQVLLSGVQGITDLITTPGLINLDFADVKSVMSGAGSALMGIGSARGDDRSVAAAEMAISSPLLEASIDGAHGVLLSISGGSDLGLFEINEAAQLVSNAAAPDANIIFGAVIDDALGDEVRVTVIAAGFDEGRPAKPAPEPEHKRTPPPPRPAPPPPPTSAPAAPGPAAPANPIPSRVGRSDATGPQQAPQGQTVAQAAAAPQQPAPQSAPPVQPPAQPVPPRPEAERPQQPAHAGGDDRPVAGRPAPRDEAAHSPPPGPAHTDAPAPQPAPPAEQRGTAEQAQRAPAPRPAADQPSRVHAGENDGGPAATGKRPPRRVVFDEEDDLDVPDFLKGP; encoded by the coding sequence GTGGCAGCACCGCAGAACTACCTCGCGGTCATCAAGGTCGTCGGCATCGGCGGCGGCGGCGTCAACGCCGTCAACCGGATGATCGAGGAGGGACTCAAGGGCGTCGAGTTCATCGCTATCAACACGGACGCCCAGGCGCTGCTGATGAGTGACGCCGACGTGAAACTGGACGTGGGCCGCGAGCTCACCCGGGGCCTCGGCGCCGGCGCCAACCCGGACGTCGGCCGCAAGGCGGCCGAGGACCACCGGGAGGAGATCGAGGAGGTCCTCAAGGGCGCCGACATGGTGTTCGTCACCGCCGGGGAGGGCGGCGGCACCGGCACCGGCGGCGCGCCCGTCGTGGCCAACATCGCCCGCTCGCTCGGCGCGCTGACGATCGGCGTGGTCACCCGCCCGTTCAGCTTCGAGGGCAAGCGCCGCGCGATGCAGGCCGAGGCCGGTATCGAGACCCTGCGCGACGAGGTCGACACCCTCATCGTCATCCCGAACGACCGGCTGCTGTCGATATCCGACCGGCAGGTCAGCGTCCTCGACGCGTTCAAGGCCGCCGACCAGGTGCTGCTGTCCGGTGTCCAGGGCATCACCGACCTGATCACCACGCCGGGCCTCATCAACCTGGACTTCGCCGACGTCAAGTCCGTCATGTCCGGCGCCGGTTCGGCGCTCATGGGCATCGGTTCCGCGCGCGGCGACGACCGCAGCGTCGCGGCGGCCGAGATGGCGATCTCCAGCCCGCTGCTGGAGGCCAGCATCGACGGCGCCCACGGCGTCCTGCTGTCCATCTCCGGCGGCTCCGACCTCGGCCTGTTCGAGATCAACGAGGCCGCCCAGCTGGTGTCGAACGCCGCCGCGCCCGACGCCAACATCATCTTCGGCGCGGTCATCGACGACGCGCTCGGCGACGAGGTCCGCGTCACGGTGATCGCCGCGGGGTTCGACGAGGGCCGCCCTGCCAAGCCGGCCCCGGAGCCGGAGCACAAGAGAACGCCCCCGCCGCCGCGCCCGGCCCCGCCGCCGCCCCCCACCTCCGCGCCCGCCGCGCCCGGCCCGGCGGCCCCGGCCAACCCGATCCCCAGCCGGGTCGGACGCTCCGACGCCACGGGCCCGCAGCAGGCCCCGCAGGGGCAGACGGTCGCGCAGGCCGCCGCCGCCCCGCAGCAGCCCGCACCGCAGTCCGCGCCGCCGGTCCAGCCGCCCGCGCAGCCGGTCCCGCCGCGGCCCGAGGCCGAGCGCCCGCAGCAGCCCGCGCACGCCGGCGGCGACGACCGTCCGGTCGCCGGACGTCCCGCGCCCCGCGACGAGGCCGCGCACAGCCCCCCGCCCGGGCCCGCGCACACCGACGCCCCGGCGCCGCAGCCCGCCCCGCCGGCCGAGCAGCGCGGCACCGCGGAGCAGGCGCAGCGCGCGCCCGCCCCGCGCCCCGCCGCCGACCAGCCCTCGCGCGTCCACGCCGGGGAGAACGACGGCGGCCCCGCCGCCACCGGCAAGCGCCCGCCGCGCCGGGTCGTCTTCGACGAAGAGGACGACCTCGACGTCCCCGACTTCCTGAAGGGCCCGTGA
- a CDS encoding DUF1707 SHOCT-like domain-containing protein: MNLPEHPSGQDPARLRASDADRDDVADRLREALAEGRITAEEHAERIDAAYRAKTYADLEPLLSDLPSGTAPGPRVNLRKQDEPAAPPTAQSASVVAVLSGATRSGRWLVEQRTNVVSLLGGIELDFRQAVLSASEVTVNVTAVLGGVAVTVPPGVRVVDSTMAILGATTLPEDDVIDPDAPVIRLTGMVLLSGVTVERKEAGKADSRHDRLEERHRRAMGHHADWKHRPVERRHEHD; this comes from the coding sequence GTGAACCTTCCCGAACACCCTTCCGGACAGGACCCCGCCCGGCTCCGGGCGTCCGACGCCGACCGCGACGACGTCGCCGATCGCCTCCGTGAGGCACTGGCCGAGGGGCGGATCACGGCCGAGGAGCACGCCGAGCGCATCGATGCCGCGTACCGGGCCAAAACCTACGCCGACCTCGAGCCCCTCCTCAGCGACCTCCCGTCGGGCACGGCGCCCGGCCCGCGGGTCAACCTGCGCAAGCAGGACGAGCCGGCCGCGCCGCCGACCGCGCAGTCCGCCAGTGTCGTGGCCGTCCTGTCGGGCGCGACCCGTTCCGGGCGCTGGCTCGTGGAGCAACGCACCAACGTCGTGTCCCTGCTCGGCGGCATCGAACTCGACTTCCGCCAGGCCGTCCTCAGCGCCTCCGAGGTCACGGTGAACGTCACGGCCGTCCTGGGCGGCGTGGCCGTCACCGTGCCGCCCGGCGTCCGCGTCGTCGACTCCACGATGGCGATACTCGGCGCCACGACGCTCCCCGAGGACGACGTCATCGACCCGGACGCCCCGGTGATCCGGCTGACCGGCATGGTCCTGCTCTCCGGGGTCACGGTCGAGCGCAAGGAGGCCGGGAAGGCCGACTCCCGGCACGACCGCCTGGAGGAACGGCACCGCCGCGCGATGGGTCACCACGCGGACTGGAAGCACCGCCCGGTCGAGCGCCGCCACGAACACGACTGA
- the murG gene encoding undecaprenyldiphospho-muramoylpentapeptide beta-N-acetylglucosaminyltransferase, with protein MRVVLAGGGTAGHIEPALALADALRRNDPNTGVVCLGTERGLETRLVPQRGYELALIPPVPLPRTLTPQLLTVPGRLRGAINAAASVIDQAQADVLVGFGGYVATPGYLAARKRKIPIIVHEANPKPGLANKLGARFTEHVAVSHADSPLPNATFVGIPLRREIAALDRLAMGDKARSYFGLLPDLPTLLIFGGSQGARSLNQAAVAAAPYFRQAGIQVLHIVGPKNTEEPEQVSGGPQYVTIPYCDRMDLAYAAADMAMCRAGAMTCAELAAVALPAVYVPLPIGNGEQRLNAEPIVAAGGGLLVDNAELSPDWIAYNLLPVLADPARVANMSEAAGRMGRRDADVALAQMVYDVVRSAGAPR; from the coding sequence ATGAGGGTTGTCCTGGCCGGCGGGGGCACCGCCGGACACATCGAGCCCGCGCTGGCCCTCGCGGACGCGCTGCGCCGCAACGACCCCAACACCGGGGTCGTCTGCCTGGGCACCGAACGCGGCCTGGAGACCCGGCTGGTCCCGCAGCGGGGATACGAACTCGCACTGATCCCGCCGGTCCCGCTGCCGCGCACGCTGACCCCCCAGCTGCTCACGGTGCCCGGACGGCTGCGCGGCGCGATCAACGCCGCGGCGTCCGTCATCGACCAGGCGCAGGCCGACGTCCTCGTCGGCTTCGGCGGCTACGTCGCCACGCCCGGGTACCTCGCCGCCCGCAAGCGCAAGATCCCGATCATCGTGCACGAGGCCAACCCCAAGCCCGGCCTCGCCAACAAGCTCGGCGCCCGCTTCACCGAGCACGTCGCGGTGTCGCACGCCGACTCGCCGCTGCCGAACGCGACGTTCGTCGGGATCCCGCTGCGCCGCGAGATCGCCGCCCTCGACCGTCTCGCGATGGGCGACAAGGCCCGCTCCTACTTCGGCCTGCTGCCCGACCTGCCCACCCTGCTGATCTTCGGCGGGTCGCAGGGCGCCCGGTCGCTCAACCAGGCCGCGGTCGCCGCCGCGCCGTACTTCCGGCAGGCCGGCATCCAGGTGCTGCACATCGTCGGGCCGAAGAACACCGAGGAGCCCGAGCAGGTGTCGGGCGGACCACAGTACGTGACGATCCCTTACTGTGACCGCATGGACCTCGCCTACGCCGCCGCCGACATGGCCATGTGCCGCGCCGGCGCGATGACCTGCGCGGAGCTGGCCGCGGTGGCGCTGCCCGCGGTGTACGTGCCGCTGCCCATCGGCAACGGCGAGCAGCGCCTGAACGCCGAGCCGATCGTGGCCGCCGGCGGCGGGCTGCTCGTCGACAACGCCGAGCTGTCGCCCGACTGGATCGCCTACAACCTCCTGCCCGTGCTCGCCGACCCCGCCCGGGTCGCGAACATGTCGGAGGCCGCCGGGCGGATGGGCCGCCGGGACGCCGACGTCGCGCTGGCGCAGATGGTGTACGACGTCGTCCGCTCGGCGGGCGCCCCGCGATGA
- a CDS encoding YggS family pyridoxal phosphate-dependent enzyme, with protein MTPEERRAELADGLAAVRARVAAACAAAGRAEHEITLIAVTKTFPASDVRLLAGLGLTEVGENRDQEARPKAADCADLPLTWHFVGSLQTNKARAVAGYADVVHSVDRARLVRALSDAADRAGRTLRCLVQASLDETERREGRGGAAPEDVPGLADEIAAAPGLELGGVMAVAPLGADPLPAFTRLADVAAGLRRNHPGASVVSAGMSGDLEQAIACGATHLRIGTALLGGRRAIVR; from the coding sequence GTGACCCCCGAGGAGCGCCGCGCCGAACTGGCCGACGGCCTCGCCGCCGTCCGCGCGCGCGTCGCCGCCGCCTGCGCCGCCGCGGGCCGCGCCGAACACGAGATCACGCTGATCGCGGTCACCAAGACCTTTCCCGCGTCCGACGTGCGGCTGCTTGCCGGACTCGGCCTCACCGAGGTCGGCGAGAACCGCGACCAGGAGGCCCGCCCGAAGGCCGCCGACTGCGCGGACCTCCCGCTGACCTGGCACTTCGTGGGAAGCCTGCAGACGAACAAGGCCCGCGCCGTCGCGGGCTACGCCGACGTCGTCCACTCGGTCGACCGGGCCCGGCTCGTCCGCGCGCTGTCGGACGCCGCCGACCGCGCCGGGCGGACGCTGCGCTGCCTGGTGCAGGCGTCGCTGGACGAGACCGAACGGCGGGAGGGCCGCGGCGGAGCCGCCCCCGAGGACGTCCCCGGCCTCGCCGACGAGATCGCGGCGGCACCCGGCCTCGAACTCGGCGGCGTGATGGCGGTCGCGCCCCTCGGCGCCGACCCGCTGCCCGCGTTCACCCGGCTCGCCGACGTGGCGGCGGGGCTCCGCCGAAACCATCCGGGCGCCTCGGTCGTTTCCGCGGGTATGAGCGGAGATCTGGAACAGGCGATCGCGTGTGGCGCGACACACCTCAGGATCGGTACGGCGTTGCTCGGCGGCCGACGGGCAATCGTCAGGTAA
- the murC gene encoding UDP-N-acetylmuramate--L-alanine ligase, translated as MSLIEPSDVERGGVPPAGELGRVHFIAIGGAGMSGIARIMLRRGITVSGSDARDSELLAQLGGMGARVHVGHDAAHLGDADTVVVSTAIRDGNPELVAARERGLRVLHRSAALAALMAGRRAVAVAGTHGKTTTTSMLTVALQHAGADPSYCIGGQLVTTGLGADEGTGDVFVAEADESDGSFLMYTPRIAVITNVEADHLDNYGGFEMVKENFARFVDRVEPGGTLVAGADDPVAMELAERARERGLTVRTYGEAEGADLRVTGFTPRGLGSRFEIAGVGEVALGVPGRHNALNATAVVAVAQALGLDDAAVRDGLAAFGGAMRRLEPKGEAGGVEVFDSYAHHPTELTADLDATRDYAREKAAGGTGVPRIVAVFQPHLYSRTRFFAAEFGAALGLADVAVVLDVYGAREDPEPGVTGELVADAVPAGTETVYAPVRDDVPGLVASLARPGDLVITLGAGDVTALGPPILERLARR; from the coding sequence ATGAGCCTGATCGAGCCGAGCGACGTCGAACGCGGCGGCGTCCCCCCGGCCGGGGAACTCGGCCGGGTGCACTTCATCGCCATCGGGGGCGCCGGGATGTCGGGCATCGCCCGGATCATGCTGCGGCGCGGCATCACGGTGTCCGGCAGCGACGCCCGCGACTCCGAGCTGCTCGCCCAGCTCGGCGGGATGGGCGCGCGGGTCCACGTCGGACACGACGCCGCCCATCTCGGGGACGCCGACACGGTCGTCGTCTCGACCGCGATCCGCGACGGCAATCCCGAACTCGTCGCCGCCCGCGAGCGCGGCCTGCGCGTCCTGCACCGCTCCGCGGCGCTCGCCGCGCTGATGGCCGGCCGGCGCGCCGTCGCCGTCGCGGGCACGCACGGCAAGACCACCACCACCTCGATGCTCACGGTCGCGCTGCAGCACGCGGGCGCCGACCCGTCCTACTGCATCGGCGGGCAGCTCGTCACGACCGGCCTCGGCGCCGACGAGGGCACCGGCGACGTGTTCGTCGCCGAGGCCGACGAGAGCGACGGGTCGTTCCTGATGTACACGCCGCGCATCGCGGTGATCACCAACGTCGAGGCCGACCACCTCGACAACTACGGCGGCTTCGAGATGGTCAAGGAGAACTTCGCCCGGTTCGTCGACCGTGTCGAACCCGGCGGGACGCTCGTCGCCGGGGCCGACGACCCCGTCGCGATGGAGCTCGCGGAGCGCGCGCGCGAACGCGGCCTGACCGTCCGGACGTACGGGGAGGCGGAGGGCGCCGACCTGCGCGTCACCGGTTTCACCCCGCGCGGCCTCGGCTCCCGGTTCGAGATCGCCGGAGTCGGTGAGGTCGCCCTCGGCGTCCCCGGGCGGCACAACGCCCTCAACGCCACCGCCGTCGTGGCGGTCGCGCAGGCCCTCGGCCTGGACGACGCCGCCGTGCGGGACGGCCTCGCCGCGTTCGGCGGCGCGATGCGGCGGCTGGAGCCCAAGGGCGAGGCGGGCGGCGTGGAGGTGTTCGACAGCTACGCCCACCACCCCACCGAACTGACCGCCGACCTGGACGCCACCCGCGACTACGCGCGGGAGAAGGCCGCCGGGGGGACGGGCGTGCCGCGCATCGTCGCGGTGTTCCAGCCCCACCTGTACAGCCGCACCCGGTTCTTCGCCGCCGAGTTCGGCGCCGCGCTCGGCCTCGCCGACGTCGCGGTCGTCCTCGACGTGTACGGCGCCCGCGAGGACCCGGAGCCCGGCGTCACCGGCGAGCTCGTCGCGGACGCCGTCCCGGCGGGGACCGAGACCGTGTACGCGCCCGTCCGCGACGACGTGCCCGGGCTCGTGGCGTCGCTCGCGCGGCCCGGCGACCTGGTCATCACGCTCGGCGCGGGGGACGTCACCGCGCTCGGCCCGCCGATCCTGGAGCGGCTCGCCCGGCGGTGA
- a CDS encoding cell division protein SepF, whose protein sequence is MASAMRKMAVYLGLVEDDRYDDDRYDDDYLYGDETDPGDERRREDESGGQLTRAEDEPDRDREHHAASTVERRSVALYESGTTDLARITTLHPRTYNEARTIGEHFREGTPVIMNLTEMVDSDAKRLVDFAAGLVFGLHGSIERVTNKVFLLSPANVEVTAEDKARMAERGFFNQS, encoded by the coding sequence ATGGCCAGCGCGATGCGCAAGATGGCGGTCTACCTCGGCCTGGTGGAGGACGACCGTTACGACGACGACAGGTACGACGACGACTACCTCTACGGCGATGAGACCGACCCCGGTGATGAGCGCCGCCGTGAGGACGAATCCGGCGGTCAGCTTACCCGAGCCGAGGACGAACCGGACCGTGATCGCGAGCATCACGCCGCGTCCACCGTGGAGCGACGCTCCGTGGCGCTGTACGAGAGCGGTACCACGGACCTCGCTCGTATTACTACGCTGCACCCGAGGACCTACAACGAGGCGAGGACCATCGGGGAGCACTTCCGTGAGGGCACCCCGGTGATCATGAACCTGACCGAGATGGTCGACAGCGACGCCAAGCGTCTCGTCGATTTCGCGGCGGGTCTCGTGTTCGGCCTGCACGGGAGCATCGAGCGTGTTACGAACAAGGTGTTCCTGCTGTCACCCGCCAACGTGGAGGTGACGGCGGAGGACAAGGCCCGGATGGCAGAACGAGGGTTCTTCAACCAGAGCTGA
- a CDS encoding YggT family protein, with protein MNIVWSVIEAVLIIFLLLLIGRLILEVLQSFARQWRPTGVVLVIAEAVYTVTDPPLKFLRRYIRPVRLGNVSLDLSFTVLFLVVWVLIIFVPGL; from the coding sequence GTGAACATCGTTTGGTCCGTAATCGAGGCCGTCCTCATCATCTTCCTCCTGCTGTTGATCGGGAGGTTGATCCTGGAGGTCCTGCAGTCGTTCGCCCGCCAGTGGCGGCCGACGGGAGTGGTGCTGGTGATCGCCGAGGCGGTCTACACCGTCACCGATCCGCCGCTGAAGTTCCTCAGGCGTTACATTCGGCCCGTGCGGCTGGGTAACGTGTCGCTGGACCTCAGCTTCACTGTCCTCTTCCTTGTGGTCTGGGTCTTGATCATCTTCGTACCGGGGCTCTGA
- the ftsW gene encoding putative lipid II flippase FtsW, with product MASPPADSVPADREGAWRPRSRRLGPRERAVAAVGLLDRPLTSYYLVLGCTMLLVGLGLTMVLSASSVDQLQATGSAYTLVQKQALWVVIGLPAMWLASRLPVKTFRALAYPMLLLSMVGLALVLVPGLGRSAWGATRWIDLGPVQIQPSELGKLGLVLWGADLLARKERLGQLTEWRPLLVPLLPGAGFLVLLVMLGSDLGTTLVLLTIFLALLWVVGAPGRLFVGMAGMVLLLVAILIVVEPYRMQRLTGFLDPSGNTLTTNYQSVQGLYAIASGGMFGIGLGESRAKWDYLPHAETDFIFAIVGEELGLAGTLIVLSLFGLLTYAGLRVAKRVQDTFTRLAAAGITAWIVVQAVINIGAVINVLPITGIPLPLVSYGGSALIPTLIALGMLLAFAKREPGARQALSARGPGPVVRALSWLGLARR from the coding sequence ATGGCCTCCCCACCGGCCGACTCCGTACCGGCCGACCGGGAGGGGGCCTGGCGCCCCCGGTCCCGGCGGCTCGGGCCGCGCGAGCGCGCGGTCGCCGCCGTCGGCCTGCTCGACCGTCCGCTCACGTCCTACTACCTCGTGCTCGGCTGCACGATGCTGCTGGTCGGGCTCGGCCTGACGATGGTGCTGTCGGCGTCCAGCGTCGATCAGCTCCAGGCGACCGGGTCGGCGTACACGCTGGTGCAGAAGCAGGCGCTGTGGGTGGTCATCGGGCTGCCCGCGATGTGGCTCGCGTCCCGGCTCCCGGTGAAGACGTTCCGCGCGCTCGCCTACCCGATGCTGCTGCTGTCGATGGTGGGACTGGCGCTCGTCCTGGTGCCGGGTCTCGGGCGCAGCGCCTGGGGCGCGACCCGCTGGATCGACCTCGGCCCCGTGCAGATCCAGCCGTCCGAGCTCGGCAAGCTCGGGCTGGTGCTGTGGGGCGCCGACCTGCTCGCCCGCAAGGAGCGGCTCGGGCAGCTCACCGAGTGGCGGCCGCTGCTGGTGCCGCTGCTGCCCGGCGCCGGGTTCCTGGTGCTGCTGGTCATGCTGGGCAGCGACCTCGGCACCACGCTGGTGCTGCTGACGATCTTCCTCGCGCTGCTGTGGGTGGTCGGCGCGCCCGGACGGCTGTTCGTCGGGATGGCCGGGATGGTCCTGCTGCTCGTGGCGATCCTCATCGTCGTCGAGCCGTACCGGATGCAGCGCCTCACCGGGTTCCTCGACCCGTCCGGCAACACCCTCACCACCAACTACCAGAGCGTCCAGGGCCTGTACGCGATCGCGTCGGGCGGCATGTTCGGGATCGGCCTGGGCGAGAGCCGCGCCAAGTGGGACTACCTGCCGCACGCCGAGACCGACTTCATCTTCGCGATCGTGGGGGAGGAGCTCGGGCTCGCCGGCACCCTCATCGTGCTGAGCCTGTTCGGGCTCCTCACCTACGCGGGCCTGCGCGTCGCCAAGCGCGTCCAGGACACCTTCACCCGGCTCGCCGCCGCCGGGATCACGGCGTGGATCGTCGTCCAGGCCGTCATCAACATCGGCGCCGTCATCAACGTCCTGCCCATCACCGGGATCCCGCTGCCGCTCGTGTCCTACGGCGGTTCGGCGCTCATCCCCACCCTGATCGCGCTCGGAATGCTGCTCGCGTTCGCCAAACGAGAGCCCGGCGCGAGGCAGGCACTCTCCGCACGGGGCCCCGGACCGGTCGTGAGGGCTCTAAGCTGGCTAGGCCTGGCACGTCGGTGA
- the pgeF gene encoding peptidoglycan editing factor PgeF has protein sequence MTNLPNEFALGDGVRAAFTGRAGGLSEPPYDSLNLGGAVGDDPAAVHGNRKRAAARLGVDPARTVWMRQVHGADVAYVTTPEDLADTPVDAIVTTVPGLALAVLVADCAPVLLADAAAGVVGAAHSGRPGTAAGVVPALLARMREHGADPSRTSAAIGPAACGGCYEVPAAMRDEVAAVVPAAHATTSRGTPGLDIRAGIAAQLAAAGVTDVRTDPRCTIEDPALFSYRRDGRTGRFAGYVWLTEREEHP, from the coding sequence GTGACCAACCTCCCGAACGAGTTCGCCCTGGGCGACGGCGTCCGAGCGGCGTTCACCGGCCGCGCCGGCGGCCTGAGCGAACCCCCCTACGACTCCCTCAACCTCGGCGGTGCGGTCGGCGACGACCCCGCCGCCGTCCACGGCAACCGGAAGCGGGCCGCCGCCCGCCTCGGCGTCGACCCCGCGCGCACCGTCTGGATGCGGCAGGTGCACGGCGCCGACGTCGCGTACGTCACGACCCCCGAAGACCTCGCCGACACCCCCGTCGACGCGATCGTCACCACCGTCCCCGGGCTCGCCCTCGCGGTCCTCGTCGCCGACTGCGCACCCGTCCTGCTGGCCGACGCCGCCGCGGGCGTCGTCGGCGCCGCGCACTCCGGCCGTCCCGGCACCGCCGCCGGCGTCGTCCCCGCGCTGCTCGCCCGGATGCGCGAACACGGCGCCGACCCGTCCCGGACGTCCGCCGCGATCGGCCCCGCCGCGTGCGGCGGCTGCTACGAGGTCCCGGCCGCGATGCGCGACGAGGTCGCCGCCGTCGTGCCCGCCGCGCACGCCACCACGTCCCGCGGCACCCCCGGCCTCGACATCCGCGCGGGCATCGCCGCGCAGCTCGCCGCCGCGGGCGTCACCGACGTGCGGACCGACCCGCGCTGCACGATCGAGGACCCGGCCCTGTTCTCCTACCGCCGCGACGGCCGCACCGGCCGCTTCGCCGGATACGTCTGGCTCACCGAACGCGAGGAACACCCGTAG